The following proteins come from a genomic window of Phalacrocorax aristotelis unplaced genomic scaffold, bGulAri2.1 scaffold_316, whole genome shotgun sequence:
- the LOC142051185 gene encoding LOW QUALITY PROTEIN: filamin-A-like (The sequence of the model RefSeq protein was modified relative to this genomic sequence to represent the inferred CDS: inserted 1 base in 1 codon; deleted 1 base in 1 codon) yields the protein MSAAGRARAQEASSRGEADGEMPATEKDLAEDAPWKRIQQNTFTRWCNEHLKCVQKRVGNLQTDLGDGLRLIALLEVLSQKKMGRKYNARPTFRQMQLENVSVALEFLERENIKLVSIDSKAIVDGNLKLILGLIWTLILHYSISMPMWDEEDEEEAKRQTPKQRLLGWIQNRLPQLPITNFSKDWQSGRALGALVDSCAPGLCPDWDSWDPSKPVDNAREAMQQADEWLGIPQVITPEEIVDPNVDEHSVMTYLSQFPKAKLKPGAPLRPKLNPKKARAYGPGIEPTGNMVKQRAEFTVETISAGQGDVLVYVEDPAGHREEAKVVANNDKNRTFSVSYVPKVTGVHKVTVLFAGQHIAKSPFEVQVGRAAGDAGRVSAQGPGIEPLGNVANKSTYFEIFTAGAGPGEVEVSIVDPSGRRGTVEPTLEARGDGTYRCTYRPTAEGPHTVHVAFGGAPIPKSPFSVTVGQACNPSACRAVGRGLQPKGLRVKETADFKVYTKGAGSGELKVTVKGPKGTETVKQKDLGDGVFGFEYFPTAPGTYTVTVTWGGQHIPRSPFEVKVSPESGSQKVRAWGPGLEGGVVGKSADFVVEAIGDDVGTLGFSVEGPSQAKIECDDRGDGSCDVRYWPQEPGAYAVHVLCDNEDIRRSPFMADIRPAPRDSFPEKVKAHGPGLEKTGVAINKPAEFTVDAKSGGKGPLKVQMQDAEGNPVDVSVKDNGNGTYSCSYIPKKPLKHTAMVSWGGVNIPQSPFRVGVGAGSHPHKVKVYGPGVAKTGLKAHEPTYFTVDCAEAGQGDVSIGIKCAPGVVGPTEADIDFDIIRNDNDTFTVRYTPRGPGAYTIMVLFADQATPTSPIRIKVDPSHDASKVKAEGPGLSRSGVELGKPTHFTVNAKAGGRAPLDVQVTGPTKGEAVRDLEVIDNHDGTHTVKYTPVQQGNLGVAVTYGGDHIPKSPFTVGVAPSLDLGKIKISGLDDKLEVGKDQEFTVKSKGAGGQGKVGAKITGPSRKSVPCTVEPGLSPENSLVRFIPREEGPYQVEVTYDGVPVPGSPFPVEAVPPTDPSKVRAFGPGLQGGLAGVPAPFTIDTKGAGTGGLGLTVEGPCEAKIECLDNGDGTCSVSYLPTEPGDYNINILFAGAHVPGSPFRAPVRASFDASKVTCSGPGLEGATAGQPGHFRVDCSRAGTAELTIGIASEAGARAEVRVEDNGDGTYTIAYTPLSPGVYTITVEYGGQPVPHFPSKVRVEPAVDTAGVKVYGPGVEGKGVFREAVTEFDVDARALSKAGGPHVKTRVSNPSGNVTETFVEDRGDGTYHVEYTPYEEGVHAVEVSYAGSPVPHSPFRVPVTEGCDPARVRVHGPGIQSGTTNQPNKFTVETRGAGTGGLGLAVEGPSEAKMSCTDNKDGSCSVEYVPYEPGTYSLNVTYGGHQVPGSPFKVPVTDVVDSSKVKCAGPGLTPGVVRANVPQTFTVDTSKAGVAPLDVKVQGPKGVVEPVDVADNGDGTQRVSYVPSREGPYSISVRYGDEEVPRSPFKVKALPTHDASKVKASGPGLNTTGVPASLPVEFTIDAKDAGEGLLAVQITDPEGKPKKATIRDNQDGTYTVSYVPDMTGRYTILIKYGGDEIPYSPYRIRAVPAGDASKCTVTVSIGGHGLGAGIGPTIQIGEETVITVDAKAAGKGKVTCTVCTPDGSEVDVDVVENADGTFDIFYTAPQPGKYVICVRFGGEHIPNSPFQVMATDRPLLGVNGLDMAGLRPFDLVIPFTIKKGEITGEVRMPSGKVAKPDITDNKDGTVTVRFAPTEAGLHEMDIRYENMHIPGSPLQFYVDYVNSGHVTAYGPGLIHGTVNKPATFTVNTKDAGEGGLSLAVEGPSKAEISCTDNQDGTCSVSYLPVLPGDYSIVVKYNDKHIPGSPFTARITGDDSLRLSHLKVGASADIPLDIGETDLSQLTATVTAPSGRKEPCQLKRLRNGHIGISFVPQEVGEHLVHISRGGQPLARSPVSVTISQAELGDASRVRVAGPGLREGRTFEPAHFTIDTRDAGYGGLSLSIEGPSKVDITTEELEDGTCRVSYCPTEPGNYIISVKFGDQHVPGSPFSVKVTGEGRVKESITRRRRAPPEASVGTACDLSLKMPELSAHEVTAVVTGPSGQAVAAQVVEGDGGAYSIRFVPAETGVHSVSVKDRGQHVPGSPFQFTVGPMGEGGAHKVRAGGPGLERAEAGVPAEFSIWTREAGAGGLSIAVEGPSKAEIAFEDRKDGSCGVSYVVQEPGDYEVSVKFNEEHIPESPFVVTAAAPCDAARRLTVSSLQESGLKVHQPASFAVSLNGAQGVLDAKVHSPSGALEECHITEVTEDKYAVRFIPRENGVYSIDVKFEGSHIPGSPFKVRVGEPGQAGDPGLVSAYGPGLEGGTTGSPAEFVVNTARAGPGALAVTIDGPSKVKMECRECAEGYRVTYTPLAPGSYLIXIKFGGPHHIAGSPFKAKIT from the exons ATGAGCGCGGCCGGCCGGGCCCGGGCGCAGGAGGCGTCGTCCCGCGGCGAGGCGGACGGGGAGATGCCGGCCACCGAGAAGGACCTGGCGGAGGACGCGCCCTGGAAGCGCATCCAGCAGAACACCTTCACCCGCTGGTGCAACGAGCACCTCAAGTGCGTGCAGAAGCGGGTGGGCAACCTGCAGACCGACCTGGGCGACGGGCTGCGCCTCATCGCGCTGCTGGAGGTGCTCAGCCAGAAGAAGATGGGCCGCAAGTACAACGCCCGCCCCACCTTCCGCCAGATGCAGCTGGAGAACGTCTCGGTGGCCCTCGAGTTCCTCGAGAGGGAGAACATCAAGCTGGTCTCCATCG ACAGCAAGGCTATCGTGGACGGGAACCTGAAGCTGATCCTGGGGCTGATCTGGACGCTGATCCTGCACTACTCCATCTCCATGCCCATGTGGgatgaggaggatgaggaggaggccAAGCGGCAGACGCCCAAGCAGCGCCTGCTGGGCTGGATCCAGAAccgcctgccccagctgcccatCACCAACTTCAGCAAGGACTGGCAGAGCGGCCGGGCCCTGGGCGCCCTGGTCGACAGCTGCGCCCCCG GGCTGTGCCCCGACTGGGACTCGTGGGACCCCAGCAAGCCCGTGGACAACGCGCGGGAGGCCATGCAGCAGGCTGACGAGTGGCTGGGCATCCCCCAG GTGATCACCCCAGAGGAGATCGTGGACCCCAACGTGGACGAGCACTCGGTCATGACCTACCTGTCGCAGTTCCCCAAGGCCAAGCTGAAGCCG GGGGCCCCCCTGCGCCCCAAACTCAACCCCAAGAAGGCCCGAGCCTACGGCCCTG GCATCGAGCCCACGGGGAACATGGTGAAGCAACGGGCCGAGTTCACGGTGGAGACGATCAGCGCGGGGCAGGGGGACGTGCTGGTGTACGTGGAGGACCCCGCCGGGCACCGTGAGGAG GCTAAAGTGGTGGCCAACAATGACAAGAACCGGACGTTCTCCGTCTCCTACGTCCCCAAAGTCACCGGCGTGCACAAG GTGACGGTGCTCTTTGCGGGGCAGCACATCGCCAAGAGCCCCTTCGAGGTGCAGGTGGGGCGGGCGGCCGGCGATGCCGGACGGGTCTCGGCCCAGGGGCCCGGCATCGAGCCCTTGGGCAACGTGGCCAACAAGAGCACCTACTTCGAGATCTTCACCGCCG gcgcggggccgggcgagGTGGAGGTCTCCATCGTGGACCCCAGCGGGCGCCGCGGGACGGTGGAGCCGACGCTGGAGGCCCGCGGGGACGGCACCTACCGCTGCACCTACCGCCCCACGGCCGAGGGGCCCCACACCGTCCACGTGGCCTTCGGGGGAGCCCCCATCCCCAAGAGCCCCTTCAGCGTCACCGTGGGGCAGG CCTGCAACCCCTCGGCGTGCCGCGCCGTGGGACGGGGGCTGCAGCCCAAGGGGCTGCGGGTGAAGGAGACGGCGGATTTCAAGGTCTACACGAAGGGGGCCGGCAGCGGGGAGCTCAAAGTCACTGTCAAGGGCCCCA AGGGCACGGAGACGGTGAAGCAGAAGGACCTGGGCGACGGCGTCTTCGGCTTCGAGTACTTCCCCACCGCGCCGGGGACCTACACGGTGACGGTGACCTGGGGGGGGCAGCACATCCCCCGCAG ccccttcgAGGTGAAGGTGTCCCCCGAGAGCGGCAGCCAGAAGGTGCGGGCCTGGGGGCCCGGCCTGGAGGGGGGCGTCGTGGGCAAGTCGGCCGACTTCGTGGTGGAGGCCATCGGGGATGACGTTGGCACCCTCG GGTTCTCGGTGGAGGGCCCCTCGCAGGCCAAGATCGAGTGCGACGACCGGGGCGACGGCTCCTGCGACGTGCGCTACTGGCCGCAGGAGCCCGGCGCCTACGCCGTGCACGTGCTCTGCGACAACGAGGACATCCGCCGCAGCCCCTTCATGGCCGACatccgccccgcgccccgcgaCTCCTTCCCCGAGAAG GTCAAAGCCCACGGGCCGGGGCTGGAGAAGACGGGGGTGGCCATCAACAAGCCTGCTGAGTTCACGGTGGACGCCAAAAGCGGGGGGAAGGGACCCCTCAAAGTGCAGATGCAG GACGCAGAGGGCAACCCCGTGGACGTCTCCGTCAAGGACAACGGCAACGGCACCTACAGCTGCTCCTACATCCCCAAGAAGCCCCTCAAGCACACAGCCATGGTGTCCTGGGGCGGCGTGAACATCCCCCAGAGCCCCTTCCGG GTGGGCGTGGGGGCCGGCAGCCACCCCCACAAGGTGAAGGTGTACGGCCCCGGCGTGGCCAAGACGGGGCTCAAGGCCCACGAACCCACCTACTTCACCGTGGACTGCGCCGAGGCCGGGCAGG gGGACGTGAGCATCGGGATCAAGTGCGCCCCGGGGGTGGTGGGTCCGACCGAGGCCGACATCGACTTCGACATCATCCGCAACGACAACGACACCTTCACGGTGCGCTACAccccccgcggccccggcgCCTACACCATCATGGTGCTCTTTGCCGACCAG gccacccccaccagccccatccGGATCAAGGTCGACCCCTCGCACGACGCGAGCAAGGTGAAGGCGGAAGGACCCGGCCTCAGCCGCTCCG GTGTGGAGCTGGGGAAGCCCACCCACTTCACAGTGAACGCCAAGGCGGGGGGCCGCGCCCCCCTGGACGTCCAGGTGACGGGGCCCACAAAGGGCGAGGCCGTGCGGGACCTGGAGGTGATCGACAACCACGACGGCACCCACACCGTCAAGTACACCCCCGTGCAGCAG GGTAATTTGGGGGTGGCGGTGACCTACGGGGGCGACCACATCCCCAAGAGCCCCTTCACCGTCGGGGTGGCCCCCAGCCTCGACCTGGGCAAGATCAAGATCTCCGGCCTGGACGACA AgctggaggtggggaaggaCCAGGAGTTCACGGTCAAGTCCAAGGGCGCCGGGGGCCAGGGCAAGGTGGGGGCGAAGATCACGGGCCCCTCGCGCAAGAGCGTGCCCTGCACGGTGGAGCCGGGGCTGAGCCCCGAGAACAGCCTGGTGCGCTTCATCCCCCGCGAGGAGGGGCCCTACCAGGTGGAGGTCACCTACGACGGCGTCCCCGTCCCCGGCAGCCCCTTCCCCGTCGAGGCTGTGCCCCCCACCGACCCCTCCAAG GTGCGCGCCTTCGggccggggctgcagggggggCTGGCCGGGGTGCCGGCCCCCTTCACCATCGACACCAAGGGGGCCGGCACGGGTGGCCTGGGGCTGACGGTGGAGGGGCCCTGCGAGGCCAAGATCGAGTGCCTGGACAACGGCGACGGCACCTGCTCCGTCTCCTACCTGCCCACCGAGCCCGGCGACTACAACATCAACATCCTCTTCGCCGGCGCCCACGTGCCCGGCTCGCCCTTCCGCGCCCCCGTCCGCGCCTCCTTCGACGCCTCCAAGGTGACGTGCTcggggccggggctggaggGAGCCACGGCCGGGCAGCCCGGCCACTTCCGCGTGGACTGCAGCCGCGCCGGCACGGCCGAGCTGACCATCGGCATCGCCTCGGAAGCGGGCGCCCGCGCCGAGGTGCGGGTGGAGGACAATGGCGACGGCACCTACACCATCGCCTACACCCCGCTCAGCCCCGGCGTCTACACCATCACCGTGGAGTACGGCGGGCAGCCCGTGCCGCACTTCCCCAGCAAGGTGCGGGTGGAGCCCGCCGTCGACACCGCCGGCGTCAAGGTCTACGGGCCCGGCGTGGAGGGCAAGG GCGTGTTCAGGGAGGCGGTGACGGAGTTCGACGTGGACGCCCGGGCGCTGAGCAAAGCCGGGGGTCCCCACGTGAAGACGCGGGTGTCCAACCCCTCGGGGAACGTCACCGAGACCTTCGTGGAGGACCGGGGTGACGGCACCTACCACGTGGAGTACACGCCCTACGAGGAGG GCGTGCACGCGGTGGAGGTGAGCTACGCCGGCAGCCCCGTGCCGCACAGCCCTTTCCGCGTGCCCGTCACCGAGGGCTGCGACCCGGCGCGCGTCCGCGTCCACGGCCCCGGCATCCAGAGCGGCACCACCAACCAGCCCAACAAGTTCACCGTGGAGACCCG GGGTGCCGGCACGGGGGGCCTGGGCCTGGCGGTGGAGGGTCCCTCGGAGGCCAAGATGTCGTGCACCGACAACAAGGACGGGAGCTGCTCGGTGGAGTACGTCCCCTACGAGCCGGGCACCTACAGCCTCAACGTCACCTACGGTGGCCACCAGGTCCCCG GGAGCCCCTTCAAGGTGCCGGTGACGGACGTGGTGGACTCGTCCAAGGTGAAgtgcgcggggccggggctgacGCCGGGCGTGGTGCGCGCCAACGTGCCCCAGACCTTCACCGTCGACACCAGCAAGGCCGGCGTCGCCCCCCTGGACGTTAAGGTTCAGGGTCCCAAAG gCGTGGTGGAGCCCGTGGACGTGGCAGACAACGGGGACGGGACGCAGCGCGTCAGCTACGTCCCCTCCCGCGAGGGGCCCTACAGCATCTCGGTGCGCTACGGTGACGAGGAGGTGCCCCGCAG CCCCTTCAAGGTGAAGGCGCTGCCCACGCACGACGCCAGCAAGGTGAAGGCGAGCGGCCCCGGGCTCAACACGACGGGGGTCCCGGCCAGCCTCCCCGTGGAGTTCACCATCGACGCCAAGGACGCCGGCGAGGGGCTGCTGGCCGTCCAGATCACG GACCCCGAGGGCAAACCCAAGAAGGCGACGATCCGGGACAACCAGGACGGCACCTACACGGTGTCGTACGTCCCCGACATGACGGGGCGCTACACCATCCTCATCAAGTACGGCGGCGACGAGATCCCCTACTCGCCCTACCGCATCCGCGCTGTGCCCGCCGGCGACGCCAGCAAGTGCACCGTCACCG TCTCCATCGGAGGTCACGGCTTAG GGGCGGGCATCGGCCCCACCATCCAGATCGGGGAGGAGACGGTGATCACGGTGGACGCCAAGGCGGCGGGCAAGGGCAAGGTGACCTGCACCGTCTGCACGCCCGACGGCTCCGAGGTGGACGTGGACGTGGTGGAGAACGCCGACGGCACCTTCGACATCTTCTACACCGCGCCCCAGCCCGGCAAGTACGTCATCTGCGTGCGCTTCGGCGGCGAGCACATCCCCAACAGCCCCTTCCAGGTCATG GCGACCGACCGCCCGCTGCTGGGGGTGAACGGGCTGGACATGGCCGGGCTGCGCCCCTTCGACCTCGTCATCCCCTTCACCATCAAGAAGGGCGAGATCACGG GGGAGGTGCGGATGCCCTCGGGGAAGGTGGCCAAGCCCGACATCACGGACAACAAGGACGGGACGGTGACGGTGCGCTTCGCCCCCACCGAGGCCGGCCTGCACGAGATGGACATCCGCTACGAGAACATGCACATCCCAG GCAGCCCCCTGCAGTTCTACGTGGACTACGTCAACAGCGGCCACGTCACCGCCTACGGCCCCGGCCTCATCCACGGCACCGTCAACAAGCCGGCCACCTTCACCGTCAACACCAAGGACGCCGGCGAGG ggggGCTGTCGCTGGCCGTGGAGGGCCCCTCCAAGGCGGAGATCAGCTGCACCGACAACCAGGACGGGACGTGCAGCGTCTCCTACCTGCCGGTGCTGCCCGGGGACTACAGCATCGTGGTGAAGTACAACGACAAGCACATCCCGGGGAGCCCCTTCACCGCCCGCATCACCG GTGACGACAGCCTGCGCCTGTCCCACCTGAAGGTGGGCGCCTCGGCCGACATCCCCCTGGACATCGGCGAGACGGACCTGAGCCAGCTGACGGCCACCGTCACCGCGCCCTCGGGCCGCAAGGAGCCCTGCCAGCTCAAGCGCCTCCGCAACGGCCACATCG GCATCTCCTTCGTGCCGCAGGAGGTGGGGGAGCACCTGGTGCACATCTCGCGGGgggggcagcccctggcccGCAGCCCCGTCTCCGTCACCATCAGCCAGGCGGAGCTGGGCGACGCCAGCCGCGTGCGCGTGGCGGGGCCCGGCCTGCGCGAGGGACGCACCTTCGAGCCGGCGCACTTCACCATCGACACCCGCGACGCCG gctACGGCGGGCTGAGCCTCTCCATCGAGGGACCCAGCAAGGTGGACATCACCACCGAGGAGCTGGAGGACGGGACGTGCCGCGTCTCCTACTGCCCCACCGAACCCGGCAACTACATCATCTCCGTCAAATTCGGCGACCAGCACGTCCCCG GGAGCCCCTTCTCGGTGAAGGTGACGGGCGAGGGGCGGGTGAAGGAGAGCATCACGCGCCGGCGCCGCGCCCCCCCCGAGGCCAGCGTGGGCACCGCCTGCGACCTCAGCCTCAAGATGCCAG agctgagcGCCCACGAGGTGACGGCGGTGGTGACGGGCCCCTCGGGGCAGGCGGTGGCGGCGCAGGTGGTGGAGGGCGACGGCGGCGCCTACAGCATCCGCTTCGTGCCGGCCGAGACCGGCGTCCACTCGGTCAGCGTCAAGGACCGGGGCCAGCACGTCCCCGGCAGCCCCTTCCAGTTCACCGTGGGGCCCATGGGCGAGGGTGGCGCACACAAGGTCCGCGCCGGGGGGCCCGGCCTCGAGCGTGCCGAGGCCGGCGTGCCAG CCGAGTTCAGCATCTGGACGCGGGAGGCGGGCGCCGGGGGCCTCTCCATCGCCGTCGAGGGGCCCAGCAAGGCCGAGATCGCCTTCGAGGACCGCAAGGACGGGTCCTGCGGCGTCTCCTACGTCGTCCAGGAGCCCG GTGACTACGAGGTGTCGGTGAAGTTCAACGAGGAGCACATCCCCGAGAGCCCCTTCGTGGTGACGGCCGCCGCCCCCTGCGACGCCGCCCGCCGCCTCACTGTTTCTAGCCTTCAG GAGTCCGGGCTGAAGGTGCACCAGCCGGCCTCCTTCGCCGTCAGCCTCAACGGGGCGCAGGGGGTGCTGGACGCCAAGGTGCACAGCCCCTCGGGGGCGCTCGAGGAGTGCCACATCACCGAGGTCACCGAAG